A single region of the bacterium genome encodes:
- a CDS encoding TetR/AcrR family transcriptional regulator: MGYSAEHTERTRRRIVEAAGRLFRRHGFAGAKIDEIMAEAELTRGGFYAHFDSKSDLFAAVMQDELEFTRQLRLAVERDPEGGAEEAIAYYLDPANRRKIARGCTVVSNAADLARANAATRKRFARSFDDLVVEFAAIARGQSEEEQRARGLAALSTCVGAVVLARALQGEDRIEELLESARSGALAALDGRAFEVD; this comes from the coding sequence ATGGGCTACTCGGCCGAACACACCGAACGCACGCGCCGACGGATCGTCGAAGCCGCCGGTCGTCTCTTCCGTCGCCACGGCTTCGCGGGCGCGAAGATCGACGAGATCATGGCCGAAGCGGAGCTGACTCGCGGCGGCTTCTATGCCCACTTCGATTCGAAGTCGGATCTCTTCGCAGCGGTCATGCAGGACGAGCTCGAGTTCACCCGCCAGCTCCGCCTCGCGGTCGAGCGCGATCCCGAAGGCGGCGCGGAAGAAGCGATCGCGTACTACCTCGATCCTGCGAATCGACGCAAGATCGCGCGCGGCTGCACCGTCGTCTCGAATGCCGCCGACCTCGCGCGGGCGAACGCGGCGACGCGCAAACGCTTCGCCCGCTCGTTCGACGACCTGGTCGTCGAGTTCGCAGCGATCGCTCGCGGGCAGTCCGAGGAGGAGCAACGGGCGCGCGGCCTCGCTGCGCTCTCCACCTGCGTGGGTGCCGTCGTGTTGGCCCGCGCGCTGCAGGGCGAAGACCGGATCGAGGAGCTGCTCGAGAGCGCACGAAGCGGCGCGCTCGCCGCCCTCGACGGGCGTGCCTTCGAGGTCGACTGA
- a CDS encoding 6,7-dimethyl-8-ribityllumazine synthase, which yields MTPTRYAFVKAGWHADIVDEALAGFGEIVGSENVDVYDVPGAFEIPLLSRDLAKTGRYAAVVGCAFVVDGGIYRHDFVASTVVEGLMRAQMDADVPVLSVVLTPHNYQETETHDAFFRAHFIEKGREAGRAAQMIEKARSQVPR from the coding sequence ATGACACCCACTCGTTATGCATTCGTGAAGGCGGGTTGGCACGCCGACATCGTCGACGAGGCCCTCGCGGGCTTCGGCGAGATCGTGGGCTCGGAGAACGTCGACGTCTACGACGTTCCCGGCGCGTTCGAGATTCCGCTCCTGTCGCGGGATCTCGCGAAGACCGGCCGCTACGCCGCCGTGGTCGGCTGCGCCTTCGTCGTCGACGGCGGGATCTACCGCCACGACTTCGTCGCGTCGACCGTCGTGGAGGGTCTGATGCGCGCGCAGATGGACGCGGACGTGCCCGTCCTGTCCGTCGTGCTGACGCCCCACAACTACCAGGAGACCGAGACGCACGACGCGTTCTTTCGCGCGCACTTCATCGAGAAGGGCCGGGAGGCGGGTCGAGCCGCACAGATGATCGAGAAGGCGCGGTCGCAGGTTCCGCGCTAG
- a CDS encoding SDR family NAD(P)-dependent oxidoreductase gives MSQPLEGRVAIVTGAGRGIGRATALALAGRGARVVVNDFGGSLQGDDPDATPAAGVVDEIRSAGGEAAANADSVAEWAGAERIIETALDTFGRLDILVNNAGLSASAPIWDHDPELFERVVASHLHGTFYCLRAAAPHMKQAGYGRIVNVVSRAGLLGVPGQAAYGAGKGGVFGLTNVVSRDLAEFGITVNAVNPAATETRMVTGAIERFRKEGPDGDKMAAGLVAALQPPENIARLIASLCHEEGARWNGEIFYLEKDRVGLFDPLTVTQDATHEGEWTIDDFLRLTSTFEPHGQAVIYSED, from the coding sequence GTGTCCCAACCCCTCGAAGGCCGCGTCGCGATCGTGACCGGTGCCGGTCGCGGCATCGGCCGCGCGACGGCCCTCGCCCTCGCCGGCCGAGGCGCACGCGTCGTCGTGAACGACTTCGGCGGATCCCTGCAAGGCGATGACCCCGACGCGACTCCCGCCGCGGGCGTCGTCGACGAGATCCGGAGCGCCGGTGGAGAAGCCGCCGCCAACGCGGACTCCGTCGCCGAGTGGGCGGGCGCGGAACGCATCATCGAGACCGCACTCGACACGTTCGGCCGCCTCGACATCCTCGTGAACAACGCCGGTCTCTCGGCCTCCGCCCCCATCTGGGATCACGATCCCGAGCTCTTCGAACGCGTCGTCGCGAGCCACCTGCATGGCACGTTCTACTGTCTACGCGCCGCCGCGCCCCACATGAAGCAGGCGGGCTACGGCCGGATCGTGAACGTCGTCTCCCGGGCCGGACTCCTCGGCGTCCCCGGCCAGGCCGCCTACGGCGCCGGCAAGGGCGGCGTCTTCGGACTGACGAACGTCGTGAGCCGGGACCTCGCCGAGTTCGGGATCACCGTCAACGCCGTGAACCCCGCCGCGACCGAGACGCGGATGGTGACCGGCGCCATCGAGCGCTTCCGCAAGGAAGGACCCGACGGCGACAAGATGGCCGCCGGCCTCGTCGCCGCCCTCCAGCCGCCCGAGAACATCGCGCGCCTCATCGCATCGCTCTGTCACGAAGAAGGCGCGCGCTGGAACGGGGAGATCTTCTACCTGGAGAAGGACCGCGTCGGACTCTTCGACCCGCTGACCGTCACGCAGGACGCCACCCACGAAGGCGAGTGGACCATCGACGACTTCCTACGCCTGACCTCCACGTTCGAGCCTCACGGCCAGGCGGTCATCTACTCCGAAGACTGA
- a CDS encoding heme o synthase encodes MSDSALTIARNYLDLTKPRLLPMVLFTGLPVLPMAAGGWPNLGFTFLVMTGIALAAASANTLNAYIERDKDALMERTKSRPLPSGLIAPRAALVFGLGLGVLSTLLLYAVSGMPAALVGVASILFYVFVYTVWLKPRSIWNAVIGGAAGAAAPLIADAAVNGTIGPAGWTLFAIVFFWQPPHVWAIALYRKDDYKAAGIPMPPEVIGDEATRKRVVWYTAGLLPVTVAPYFLGLAGPIYFGVAAASGVWFLYRSVRLFQERTDEAAQGVFRVSLAFLFAVFLALLVDLIVFA; translated from the coding sequence ATGAGCGACTCCGCACTCACGATTGCCCGCAACTATCTCGACCTGACGAAGCCGCGCCTTCTCCCGATGGTGCTCTTCACGGGGCTCCCCGTGCTCCCGATGGCCGCGGGTGGCTGGCCGAACCTGGGCTTCACGTTCCTGGTGATGACGGGCATCGCGCTGGCCGCGGCGTCGGCCAACACCCTGAACGCCTACATCGAGCGCGACAAGGACGCCCTGATGGAGCGGACCAAGTCCCGCCCGCTGCCCTCCGGCCTGATCGCCCCCCGCGCTGCGCTCGTCTTCGGTCTCGGGCTCGGCGTGCTCTCGACGCTTCTGCTCTATGCGGTGAGCGGGATGCCCGCCGCGCTCGTCGGGGTCGCTTCGATCCTCTTCTACGTCTTCGTGTACACGGTCTGGCTGAAGCCGCGCTCGATCTGGAACGCCGTGATCGGCGGAGCCGCCGGCGCAGCGGCGCCGCTGATCGCCGACGCCGCCGTCAACGGGACGATCGGCCCGGCCGGCTGGACGCTCTTCGCGATCGTCTTCTTCTGGCAGCCGCCCCATGTCTGGGCGATCGCGCTCTACCGGAAGGACGACTACAAGGCCGCGGGGATCCCGATGCCGCCCGAGGTGATCGGCGACGAGGCGACGCGCAAGCGAGTCGTCTGGTACACCGCCGGCCTGCTGCCGGTGACCGTTGCCCCCTATTTCCTCGGACTCGCCGGCCCGATCTATTTCGGGGTCGCCGCTGCGAGCGGGGTCTGGTTCCTCTACCGGTCCGTGCGCCTCTTCCAGGAGAGGACCGACGAGGCGGCGCAGGGGGTGTTCCGCGTGTCGCTCGCCTTCCTCTTCGCGGTCTTCCTGGCGCTGCTCGTCGACCTGATCGTCTTCGCGTAG
- a CDS encoding phosphoribosylanthranilate isomerase: MFRIKTCCIASLDEARLAIRHGATDLGLVAAMPSGVGTIPDERITEIARAIEPPTRRFLLTAETTAEGIAEAVERAGVDTVQIVDRLPAGTHAPLRERLPETTLVQVVHMRGEPDVEAAGEVAPLVDELLLDTGNPDARTKELGGTGRPHDWSLSAAVVASVDCPVYLAGGLRPDNVEAAIARVRPAGVDLCNGIRTDGRLDESKLVAFMAAVRRATSSIS, encoded by the coding sequence ATGTTCCGGATCAAGACCTGCTGCATCGCCTCCCTCGACGAGGCCCGGCTCGCGATCCGGCACGGCGCGACGGATCTCGGCCTCGTCGCGGCGATGCCTTCGGGCGTCGGGACGATCCCGGACGAGCGGATCACGGAGATCGCGCGCGCGATCGAACCGCCGACGCGGCGGTTCCTTCTCACGGCCGAGACGACCGCCGAAGGGATTGCCGAGGCCGTCGAGCGAGCGGGCGTCGACACGGTGCAGATCGTGGACCGCCTGCCCGCCGGCACCCACGCGCCGCTTCGCGAGAGATTGCCCGAGACCACCCTCGTCCAGGTCGTCCACATGCGAGGCGAACCGGACGTCGAGGCCGCCGGCGAAGTCGCCCCGCTGGTCGACGAACTCCTCCTCGACACGGGCAATCCCGACGCGCGAACGAAGGAGCTGGGAGGCACGGGCCGTCCCCACGACTGGTCGCTGAGCGCCGCGGTCGTCGCATCCGTCGACTGCCCGGTCTATCTCGCGGGCGGGCTCCGACCGGACAACGTCGAGGCGGCGATCGCGCGCGTCCGCCCCGCCGGCGTCGATCTCTGCAACGGAATCCGGACCGACGGACGACTCGACGAGTCGAAGCTCGTCGCGTTCATGGCCGCCGTTCGGCGCGCGACGAGCTCCATTTCCTGA
- a CDS encoding DUF2959 domain-containing protein: MTLRSLAPRLRLLALLAALVALAGCTTAYYSAMEQIGQHKRDILRSRIEAGQEDQQEAQEQIKSTYERFKEAADYDGGDFERVYNGLNDEYEAAQSRADDVSDRIESIEEVAADLFAEWQEEIDLYSSASLKRSSEQSLRDTKRRYEKLIAAMKRAESKMPPVLNAFRDQVLFMKHSLNARAIAALEGTVGEIESDVANLIRDIDASIREAESFLDQFPES, from the coding sequence ATGACCCTTCGAAGCCTCGCCCCGCGTCTGCGGCTCCTTGCCCTGCTCGCGGCGCTCGTCGCCCTCGCCGGCTGTACCACGGCCTACTACTCCGCGATGGAGCAGATCGGTCAGCACAAGCGGGACATCCTGCGCAGCCGGATCGAAGCCGGCCAGGAAGACCAGCAGGAAGCGCAGGAGCAGATCAAGTCGACCTACGAACGCTTCAAGGAAGCCGCCGACTACGACGGCGGCGACTTCGAGCGGGTCTACAACGGCTTGAACGACGAGTACGAGGCCGCGCAGTCGCGGGCGGACGACGTGAGCGATCGGATCGAGTCGATCGAGGAGGTCGCCGCCGATCTCTTCGCCGAGTGGCAGGAGGAGATCGACCTCTACTCGAGCGCGTCGCTCAAACGCTCGAGCGAACAGAGCCTACGCGACACGAAGCGGCGCTACGAGAAGCTGATCGCCGCGATGAAGCGCGCCGAATCGAAGATGCCTCCGGTCCTGAACGCGTTTCGCGATCAGGTGCTCTTCATGAAGCACAGCCTGAACGCCCGGGCGATCGCCGCACTCGAGGGGACCGTCGGCGAGATCGAGAGCGACGTGGCGAACCTGATTCGCGACATCGATGCATCGATCCGGGAAGCGGAGAGCTTCCTGGACCAGTTCCCCGAGAGCTGA
- a CDS encoding nuclear transport factor 2 family protein, producing the protein MTDLETAAIYYRAFDERSDFSEVPFAEDLCFRGPNGEVEGADTLRPMLAGLASRHAGLAMRHQVAGEGQVISVYDFDLGLAGGPIPMAERLEIRGEEIVAMELLFDAARMAP; encoded by the coding sequence ATGACGGATCTGGAGACGGCGGCGATCTACTATCGGGCCTTCGACGAACGAAGCGACTTCAGCGAGGTCCCGTTCGCGGAAGACCTCTGCTTCCGAGGACCGAACGGCGAGGTCGAAGGGGCCGACACGTTGCGACCCATGCTCGCCGGGCTCGCGTCCCGCCATGCGGGTCTCGCGATGCGACATCAGGTGGCCGGAGAAGGGCAGGTGATCAGCGTGTACGATTTCGACCTGGGGCTCGCAGGCGGTCCGATTCCCATGGCGGAGCGGCTGGAGATCCGCGGAGAGGAGATCGTCGCGATGGAGCTGCTCTTCGATGCGGCGCGGATGGCGCCGTGA
- a CDS encoding lysophospholipid acyltransferase family protein → MSEAAPATDSRPPKSGSEQPPDGLRARGPVARIGLWLYGLATSALLRVLGATWRLEVHGDDPRTASPSDPPRLAALFHESMLPCAWLYRDRRYSVAVSRSRDGDLIRSTLLALGYAEPARGSSSRGGSAALRQMVRLLDDGTTAAVLVDGPRGPARVAKTGIIAIARHARVPIQPIAFSARPAHRLASWDRSLLPYPFARVVVYYGDPITIPEDTADDRHEQALARRLEQTMTDLHHAADAVLLDRSPR, encoded by the coding sequence ATGAGCGAAGCGGCCCCGGCGACCGATTCCCGCCCCCCGAAGAGCGGCTCCGAGCAGCCGCCGGATGGGCTCCGCGCCCGCGGTCCCGTCGCGCGGATCGGGCTCTGGCTCTACGGCCTGGCGACGAGCGCACTCCTCCGCGTCCTGGGCGCGACCTGGCGGCTCGAGGTCCACGGCGACGACCCGCGCACGGCGAGCCCCTCGGATCCCCCGCGGCTCGCGGCCCTCTTCCACGAATCGATGCTTCCCTGCGCCTGGCTCTACCGGGACCGACGCTACAGCGTGGCGGTCTCGCGCAGCCGCGACGGCGACCTCATCCGAAGCACGCTCCTGGCCCTCGGCTACGCCGAGCCGGCCCGCGGCTCGAGCTCCCGGGGCGGCTCCGCCGCCCTGCGACAGATGGTGCGGCTGCTCGATGACGGCACGACCGCCGCCGTCCTGGTCGACGGTCCTCGCGGCCCCGCCCGCGTCGCCAAGACCGGCATCATCGCGATCGCGCGCCACGCCCGCGTGCCGATCCAACCCATCGCCTTCTCCGCCCGCCCGGCCCACCGCCTCGCGAGCTGGGACCGGAGCCTCCTCCCCTACCCCTTCGCCCGCGTCGTCGTCTACTACGGCGATCCGATCACGATTCCCGAAGACACGGCCGACGACCGCCACGAACAAGCCCTCGCCCGCCGCCTCGAACAGACCATGACCGACCTCCACCACGCCGCGGACGCGGTCCTGCTCGACCGGTCGCCACGGTGA
- a CDS encoding epoxide hydrolase, with protein sequence MSEITPFEINISDEEIADLKQRLANTRWANKETVDDWEQGIPLAYVQEVAEYWRNEYDWKAREALLNRFPQFKTKINGLDIHFVHVKSPEENATPLIMTHGWPGSIVEFQKVIEPLTNPVAHGGKAEDAFHLVCPSLPGYGFSGKPTETGWGLGKIADTWAELMARLGYDKYVAQGGDWGAMVTTCIGGQDPTHCQGIHLNMAIAPPTEDSLDNLDELEQKALAGMQHYQEKDSGYSKQQSTRPQSLGYGLVDSPVGQAAWIMEKFWSWTDCNGHPENALTRDEMLDNVMLYWWPATGASSARLYWESFSNPPMQEVEVPVGVSVFPHEIFKASRRWCEARYKQLAYHNVLDKGGHFAAFEQPEIFVDEVRAAFRAILG encoded by the coding sequence ATGAGCGAGATCACTCCCTTCGAAATCAACATCTCCGACGAGGAGATCGCCGACCTGAAGCAGCGTCTCGCCAACACGCGGTGGGCGAACAAGGAGACCGTCGACGACTGGGAGCAGGGCATCCCCCTCGCCTACGTCCAGGAAGTCGCCGAGTACTGGCGGAACGAGTACGACTGGAAGGCGCGCGAGGCCCTCCTGAACCGCTTCCCCCAGTTCAAGACGAAGATCAACGGGCTCGACATCCACTTCGTCCACGTGAAGTCGCCCGAAGAGAACGCCACGCCGCTCATCATGACCCACGGCTGGCCCGGCTCGATCGTCGAGTTCCAGAAGGTGATCGAGCCCCTCACGAACCCCGTCGCCCACGGCGGCAAGGCCGAGGACGCGTTCCACCTCGTCTGCCCCTCGCTCCCGGGCTACGGCTTCTCGGGCAAGCCGACCGAGACGGGCTGGGGGCTCGGCAAGATCGCCGACACCTGGGCGGAGCTGATGGCGCGCCTCGGCTACGACAAGTACGTCGCGCAGGGCGGCGACTGGGGCGCGATGGTCACGACCTGCATCGGCGGCCAGGACCCGACCCACTGTCAGGGCATCCACCTCAACATGGCGATCGCCCCGCCGACCGAGGACTCGCTCGACAACCTGGACGAGCTCGAGCAGAAGGCGCTCGCCGGGATGCAGCACTACCAGGAGAAGGACTCGGGCTACTCGAAGCAGCAGTCGACCCGCCCCCAGAGCCTCGGCTACGGCCTCGTCGACTCGCCGGTGGGTCAGGCCGCCTGGATCATGGAGAAGTTCTGGAGCTGGACCGACTGCAACGGCCATCCCGAGAACGCCCTCACCCGGGACGAGATGCTCGACAACGTGATGCTCTACTGGTGGCCCGCGACCGGCGCCTCGTCGGCACGCCTCTACTGGGAGAGCTTCAGCAACCCGCCGATGCAGGAGGTCGAGGTCCCGGTCGGGGTGAGTGTCTTCCCGCACGAGATCTTCAAGGCCTCTCGGCGCTGGTGCGAAGCCCGCTACAAGCAGCTCGCCTATCACAACGTGCTCGACAAGGGCGGCCACTTCGCCGCCTTCGAGCAGCCCGAGATCTTCGTCGACGAGGTCCGCGCGGCCTTCCGCGCGATCCTGGGCTGA
- a CDS encoding glutathione S-transferase, producing MSAAGTQPSIRLIHFAFSHYNEKARWALDHKGLSAERVAVLPGPHARVTQALSDQSATPIVVIGDEVVAGSARIVDRLDALRPERPLLPADAVEREECESWIRYFDDEVGSAVRLSLFHRLFEEPRYAAALFSTAQPGWKRVPYAWLFPRLIPMLRDRMSIDDETDRQALATIEMALDRTAKAVAADGYFVGGRFGAADLTAAALLMPLGRPPNLPFSFPARASPAHDAWVARWADHPAIAWMESMFERHRRSPLSLNSSSGVTAPVSPHVPTGSPGRTPRRRSERRVPRPISIGAPHAASPRRAPPGRRSRRRARSPGAMVSVAFA from the coding sequence GTGAGCGCGGCGGGCACGCAGCCTTCGATCCGGCTGATCCACTTCGCCTTCTCGCACTACAACGAGAAGGCGCGGTGGGCGCTCGATCACAAGGGGCTTTCGGCAGAGCGGGTCGCGGTGCTGCCGGGACCCCACGCGCGGGTCACGCAGGCGCTCTCCGACCAGTCGGCGACGCCGATCGTGGTGATCGGAGACGAAGTCGTGGCGGGATCGGCACGAATCGTCGACCGACTCGACGCGCTCCGTCCCGAGCGCCCGCTCCTTCCTGCCGACGCGGTGGAGCGCGAGGAATGCGAGAGCTGGATCCGCTACTTCGACGACGAAGTGGGATCCGCGGTCCGGCTGTCCCTCTTCCACCGGCTCTTCGAGGAACCCCGCTACGCCGCGGCGCTCTTCTCGACCGCGCAGCCCGGATGGAAACGGGTCCCCTATGCGTGGCTCTTTCCCCGGTTGATCCCGATGCTGCGCGACCGGATGTCGATCGACGACGAGACGGACCGGCAGGCGCTCGCGACGATCGAGATGGCCCTCGACCGGACCGCGAAGGCGGTCGCGGCGGACGGCTATTTCGTGGGCGGGCGGTTCGGCGCCGCGGACCTGACGGCAGCCGCGCTCCTGATGCCGCTGGGTCGGCCGCCGAATCTGCCCTTCTCGTTTCCGGCTCGGGCGTCGCCTGCCCACGATGCGTGGGTGGCGCGTTGGGCCGACCATCCCGCGATCGCGTGGATGGAGTCGATGTTCGAGCGCCATCGCCGAAGCCCGCTCTCATTGAATTCGAGTTCGGGAGTGACCGCTCCTGTTTCGCCTCACGTGCCGACGGGGTCTCCTGGGCGAACTCCGCGTCGGCGCTCCGAGCGGCGCGTTCCGAGGCCGATCTCGATTGGCGCGCCGCACGCAGCATCGCCTCGTCGAGCGCCGCCAGGTCGGCGCTCTCGCAGACGTGCGCGGTCCCCCGGAGCGATGGTGTCGGTCGCGTTCGCGTGA
- a CDS encoding CoA transferase: MTEASAHPLSGLRVLDLSTEIAGPYATKMLVDAGAEVIKVEAPGGDPLRRFSSSGQDLSTRDGALFQFLNGGKRSVDWDLETETGRASFLRLAQTADLVVESGGAGWLEARGIDFAALRARNPALSLVSVSPYGRTGPWAERPATDFTLQAEVGSTAYRGLPDRGPLYAPGRLGEYSAGAAVAVAALATWRSARVSGVGVHADVSMLEALCLCFTTYHDLFGQFVPGFAIPIALETPSIEPCKDGWIGLCTYTGQQWKDLCSLMGRPDVGEDERFYDGSARMEHLDFILDVIHGWTKTQTMAEVTELAGLMRIPVAPIGDGKSVLEFDQFQERGVFVDHPDGFKAPRAPYQVHGLSLPGFRKAPALGADRAEIEAALPEPATSEATIDESKVKPAFDGLRVIDLTAFWAGPFATCLLSTLGADVVKIESIQRPDGMRFAGAVPSDALWETAPIFQGANLSKKGITLNLDAEEGKAILRRLLEDADVVIENFSARVMENFGFTWEVLHEINPRLISVRMPAWGLDGPWKDRTGFAPNVEQASGLAWITGYEDMPLIPRGVCDPVGGMHTVYALAMGLEERERTGQGMVVEVPLVEPALNMAAEQVIEWTAYGEFLERRENRGPVASPQAVFETRPSETETRFEKKHVALAIETDDQWRALVEKLGRPDWATDEGYASEVGRRAAEDTIESALAGWFAEQDCDAVVEALVAAGVPAATLVNGYMISPNPQLDARGFRHPLTHAVKGEMLYAGLPFTLSNEAASVYAWAAPTLGQHNRDVLQGELGISDEEFAELEAKQVIGTRPAFDL, translated from the coding sequence TTGACCGAAGCGAGTGCCCATCCCCTTTCCGGCCTGCGCGTCCTCGATCTCTCGACGGAGATCGCTGGACCCTACGCGACGAAGATGCTCGTCGATGCCGGCGCCGAGGTGATCAAGGTCGAGGCACCGGGGGGGGACCCGCTGCGCCGCTTCAGCAGCTCCGGGCAGGACCTCTCGACCCGGGACGGCGCGCTCTTCCAGTTCCTGAACGGCGGCAAGCGGAGCGTCGATTGGGATCTCGAGACGGAGACCGGGCGGGCGTCCTTTCTTCGTCTCGCACAGACCGCGGACCTCGTCGTTGAGAGCGGTGGGGCCGGCTGGCTCGAGGCGCGTGGGATCGACTTCGCCGCGCTGCGCGCGCGGAATCCCGCGCTCTCCCTGGTATCCGTCTCGCCGTACGGACGGACCGGGCCGTGGGCGGAGCGACCGGCGACGGACTTCACACTCCAGGCCGAGGTCGGGTCGACGGCCTACCGCGGTCTGCCCGACCGCGGTCCGCTCTACGCGCCCGGTCGACTCGGGGAGTACTCCGCCGGTGCGGCGGTGGCGGTGGCGGCGCTCGCGACCTGGCGATCGGCGCGGGTGAGTGGGGTCGGGGTACACGCGGACGTGTCGATGCTCGAGGCGCTTTGTCTCTGCTTCACGACCTACCACGATCTCTTCGGGCAGTTCGTGCCCGGCTTCGCCATTCCGATCGCCCTCGAGACGCCGTCGATCGAGCCGTGCAAGGACGGCTGGATCGGCCTCTGCACCTATACCGGACAGCAGTGGAAGGATCTCTGCTCCCTGATGGGCCGTCCGGACGTCGGCGAAGACGAGCGCTTCTACGACGGGTCGGCGCGGATGGAGCACCTCGACTTCATCCTCGACGTGATCCACGGCTGGACGAAGACGCAGACGATGGCGGAGGTCACCGAGCTCGCCGGGCTGATGCGGATCCCGGTCGCGCCGATCGGCGACGGGAAGTCGGTGCTCGAGTTCGACCAGTTCCAGGAGCGAGGCGTCTTCGTCGACCATCCCGACGGGTTCAAGGCGCCGCGCGCGCCCTACCAGGTCCATGGTCTGTCGCTACCCGGGTTCCGGAAAGCGCCTGCGCTCGGCGCGGATCGCGCCGAGATCGAGGCCGCGCTCCCCGAGCCTGCGACGTCCGAGGCGACGATCGACGAATCGAAGGTCAAGCCGGCCTTCGACGGGCTTCGGGTGATCGACCTGACCGCCTTCTGGGCGGGCCCCTTCGCGACGTGCCTGCTGTCGACGCTCGGTGCCGACGTGGTCAAGATCGAGTCGATCCAGCGCCCCGACGGCATGCGCTTCGCCGGTGCCGTTCCCTCGGATGCGCTCTGGGAGACGGCGCCGATCTTCCAGGGCGCGAATCTCAGCAAGAAGGGCATCACGCTCAACCTCGACGCCGAGGAGGGCAAGGCGATCCTGCGCCGGCTCCTCGAAGATGCGGACGTCGTGATCGAGAACTTCTCGGCGCGGGTGATGGAGAACTTCGGCTTCACCTGGGAGGTGCTCCACGAGATCAATCCGCGGCTGATCTCGGTCCGGATGCCGGCGTGGGGACTCGACGGGCCCTGGAAGGACCGGACCGGCTTCGCCCCGAACGTCGAGCAAGCGAGCGGTCTCGCCTGGATCACGGGCTACGAAGACATGCCCCTGATTCCGCGCGGCGTCTGCGACCCGGTCGGCGGGATGCACACGGTCTATGCCCTCGCGATGGGTCTCGAGGAGCGCGAGCGGACCGGGCAGGGGATGGTGGTCGAAGTGCCGCTGGTCGAGCCCGCGCTCAACATGGCCGCCGAGCAGGTCATCGAATGGACGGCGTACGGCGAGTTCCTCGAACGGCGCGAGAACCGCGGTCCCGTCGCGTCGCCGCAGGCGGTCTTCGAGACGCGACCGTCGGAGACGGAGACGCGATTCGAGAAGAAGCACGTCGCCTTGGCGATCGAGACCGACGACCAGTGGCGAGCGCTGGTCGAGAAACTCGGCAGGCCGGACTGGGCGACGGACGAGGGTTATGCGAGCGAAGTGGGGCGTCGTGCCGCGGAGGACACGATCGAGTCCGCGCTGGCCGGCTGGTTCGCCGAGCAGGACTGTGATGCGGTGGTCGAAGCGCTGGTCGCGGCGGGGGTGCCCGCGGCGACCCTCGTGAACGGGTACATGATCTCGCCGAATCCGCAGCTCGACGCCCGCGGCTTCCGTCATCCGCTCACCCACGCGGTCAAGGGCGAGATGCTCTACGCCGGTCTGCCCTTCACGCTCTCGAACGAGGCCGCGAGCGTCTACGCGTGGGCCGCGCCCACGCTGGGTCAGCACAACCGGGACGTGCTCCAGGGAGAGCTGGGGATCTCCGACGAGGAGTTCGCGGAGCTCGAGGCGAAGCAGGTCATCGGAACGCGGCCGGCGTTCGATCTCTAG